A window of Ignicoccus hospitalis KIN4/I contains these coding sequences:
- a CDS encoding cobalamin-independent synthase MetE: MRLKVVASHPGGYPRPPELRKSIDAYNAGKLDFTSLRSAWERSTKRVIMEQVEEGLDLLTTGHLLWDDVFRPFVSTWEGFELPEVGGYYRFYELNFYYKRAKVKGPIYPLRPVTLGEHRLAYQVSPRPLKAHLPGPLTFALHVDNQYYERMEELMSDLTSALAYEAVALSQYVDYIYLEEPALVDPEVPAEAKQLGIEYINVIAQAVDVPVVVKTYFKNPENVYEMLLDLSVDGIGFDMTSWNYDDAKATFSEYGYPYPIIEFGVTDALNVKLEHIEETAAKTLNLIEEVDANEVHVSASYRYDVLPYSYIRKKMRRLAEIAFKLRELVNEG; the protein is encoded by the coding sequence GTGAGGCTGAAGGTAGTTGCCTCCCATCCCGGAGGCTACCCGCGGCCGCCGGAGCTGCGGAAGAGCATCGACGCCTATAACGCCGGCAAGCTCGACTTCACCTCCCTCCGGAGCGCTTGGGAGAGGAGCACCAAGAGGGTCATAATGGAACAAGTCGAAGAGGGGCTGGACCTCCTCACCACCGGCCACTTGCTTTGGGACGACGTGTTCCGTCCCTTCGTGTCCACGTGGGAAGGCTTCGAGCTCCCGGAAGTTGGCGGTTACTACAGGTTTTACGAGCTCAACTTCTATTACAAGCGAGCTAAGGTCAAGGGCCCGATCTACCCCTTAAGGCCCGTGACCTTGGGGGAGCACAGGCTGGCGTACCAAGTTAGCCCGAGGCCCCTCAAAGCTCACTTGCCCGGTCCCCTAACCTTCGCCCTTCACGTGGACAACCAGTACTACGAGAGGATGGAAGAGCTCATGTCTGATCTAACGTCCGCTTTGGCGTACGAGGCCGTGGCCTTGAGCCAGTACGTGGACTACATATACTTGGAAGAGCCCGCCCTCGTGGACCCCGAGGTCCCAGCCGAAGCGAAGCAGTTGGGGATAGAGTACATAAACGTAATCGCACAAGCGGTCGACGTCCCCGTAGTCGTGAAAACGTACTTCAAGAACCCCGAGAACGTCTACGAAATGTTGTTGGACTTATCAGTAGATGGTATCGGATTTGACATGACTTCGTGGAACTATGACGACGCTAAAGCTACCTTCTCTGAGTACGGATACCCCTACCCGATAATAGAGTTTGGCGTGACGGACGCTTTAAACGTGAAATTGGAGCACATAGAGGAAACTGCCGCAAAGACGTTGAATTTGATAGAAGAGGTCGACGCCAATGAGGTACACGTGAGTGCTAGCTATAGATATGACGTGTTGCCATATTCTTACATTAGGAAGAAAATGAGGAGACTGGCTGAGATAGCCTTTAAGTTGAGGGAACTTGTTAACGAGGGGTGA
- a CDS encoding methionine synthase, whose amino-acid sequence MSYRVPKVLPTTVVGSYPKFPIAKEALKKHYKGEISSEEFEKMIKEAIRLAVEDQIKAGVDIISDGEQRREDMEVYFAERMEGFVVGNKPEDWVRIFDNVHYRKPVVVGKIRWKGPMTLTDWKYATEYAQGRPVKAIITGPYTMADWAFNEYYGDKKELIIDLAKELHKELKALYDAGARYLQVDEPALSTHPYKEDIEITKEALSIVFQGMDDAKKIVHICHGRVEKLFPDLLEFPVDQFDLEFVNNNFKLLEAIKEYDYASSGKELGYGVIDIHSKKVESKDFVKNAIYKVLEIMPPEKVYVKPDCGLKILGDRDIAFNKLKVMVEATKEVRKELGYEE is encoded by the coding sequence ATGAGCTATAGAGTGCCTAAAGTGCTTCCCACGACAGTTGTCGGCAGTTACCCGAAGTTCCCCATAGCTAAAGAGGCCTTAAAGAAGCACTACAAAGGCGAAATATCCAGCGAAGAGTTCGAAAAGATGATTAAGGAAGCGATAAGGCTGGCGGTCGAGGATCAAATTAAGGCCGGCGTCGACATCATCTCCGACGGGGAGCAGAGAAGGGAAGACATGGAGGTGTACTTCGCCGAGAGGATGGAAGGGTTTGTCGTAGGCAACAAACCGGAGGACTGGGTCAGAATATTTGACAACGTCCACTACAGGAAGCCCGTGGTCGTGGGTAAGATAAGGTGGAAAGGGCCAATGACTTTAACGGACTGGAAGTACGCGACCGAGTACGCTCAAGGAAGGCCGGTAAAGGCGATAATAACAGGTCCCTACACTATGGCCGACTGGGCCTTTAACGAATACTACGGGGACAAGAAGGAGCTCATAATAGACTTGGCGAAAGAGCTTCACAAGGAACTCAAGGCCCTTTACGACGCGGGCGCGAGGTACCTTCAAGTGGATGAGCCCGCGCTCTCGACGCACCCCTACAAGGAGGACATAGAGATAACTAAGGAAGCCCTCTCGATCGTGTTCCAAGGGATGGACGACGCAAAGAAGATCGTCCACATATGCCACGGCCGGGTAGAGAAGCTCTTCCCCGACCTACTGGAGTTCCCGGTAGACCAGTTCGACCTAGAATTTGTCAATAACAACTTTAAGTTACTGGAAGCGATAAAGGAGTACGATTATGCCTCGAGCGGAAAGGAGTTAGGATACGGCGTGATAGATATACACTCTAAGAAGGTGGAGAGCAAAGACTTCGTGAAGAACGCGATATACAAAGTATTAGAAATAATGCCGCCAGAGAAGGTCTACGTCAAGCCGGACTGCGGGCTAAAGATCCTCGGGGATAGAGACATAGCTTTCAACAAGCTGAAGGTTATGGTCGAAGCGACTAAGGAAGTGAGGAAAGAGCTGGGTTACGAGGAGTGA